GAATTACCACATCCTGCAAGAAGCAGCAAACTCCCAACCAACATTAATGACCAGACCACAACCTTCTTCAACACTTCCACTCCCTTTCCTATTCTGATGGCGCTTCCAAAACTTTGTTTGTTTACACAACAAACTGTTAGCTATATAATAAATTTAAAGATTGAATATTTCAAGACTTTTTTGAAAGGGTTTTCAGATGAATACAGCAGATGCTACTTATATCAAGGCTTTAAACAAGAGAATATTGATTGAAAAAATTATTGAGAACCAGTCCATCTCTAGAATAGAGCTGTCGCGAATCACTGGTTTAAATCGCTCGACCGTATCTGCACAGATTAATCAAATGATGGAGGAGGAACTGGTGCTCGAACGTTCCCCGGATGTGTCGAGAGGCGGAAGAAAAGCGATTTTACTGCAGATGAATGAAAATGCAGGATTCACTATCGGTGTAGATATCGACTATCCCAGCACTCAAGTACAAGTAACCAATTTACTTGGAAAGCCGATCCGTACTTACCATATTGAGATGAAAGAAAAAGGATCAGGAGAGAACATCGAGCACATCATAAAATCCCTACAGACGATTTCCAAGGAATGCAAAATTATGGATTCTCCAAAAGGTCTTGTTGGCATAGGGGTAGGCATCCACGGCATCGTCCATAATTCCAATGACGTGGTGTACACGCCGAAATTGGATTGGATCGACGTTGAATTAAAAGACGAAATGCAGAAACATTTTAACGTGCCGATATTCATCGATAACAACGCAAACTTAACGGTGTATGCAGAGCAGGTATTTAACCATCCCCTGCCGGATTTATTTACCGTTACCATGTATTCAGGCATTGGACTCGGTATATTGGAGAACAATCGAATCTATCGTGGATATCAGGGGTTTG
This sequence is a window from Bacillus sp. SB49. Protein-coding genes within it:
- a CDS encoding ROK family transcriptional regulator; translation: MNTADATYIKALNKRILIEKIIENQSISRIELSRITGLNRSTVSAQINQMMEEELVLERSPDVSRGGRKAILLQMNENAGFTIGVDIDYPSTQVQVTNLLGKPIRTYHIEMKEKGSGENIEHIIKSLQTISKECKIMDSPKGLVGIGVGIHGIVHNSNDVVYTPKLDWIDVELKDEMQKHFNVPIFIDNNANLTVYAEQVFNHPLPDLFTVTMYSGIGLGILENNRIYRGYQGFAGEIGHMIVEKGGLPCPCGNQGCWELYASERALIRALNDKGVPIDCLTTIDDSVWQDHPELLTRFLDYLAIGLNNIINIFNPQITILNSEFLLHHQELLEHLKQRLTSKINNYDAILTSTLGKDACSLGGAMLALKNYYQVETLNLKAYNYF